A genomic window from Plectropomus leopardus isolate mb unplaced genomic scaffold, YSFRI_Pleo_2.0 unplaced_scaffold364, whole genome shotgun sequence includes:
- the LOC121938860 gene encoding rho GTPase-activating protein 44-like isoform X2: MTSSGQSDHSPHTLRRAKKLAPIPPKVPYCQSGAMSDQSTGQPSPVSLSPTPPSTPSPYSFSYPQGYATIGSPGQIQMATTPSLSSPPSLAGTLTKARPTPKPPRQRPSLPPPQPPSTPGTSPQPLEHSTGLLDGLSPGESMSTAV, from the exons ATGACATCTAGTGGACAGTCTGATCACAGCCCTCACACCCTGAGGAGAG cCAAAAAGCTGGCCCCGATCCCTCCCAAAGTCCCGTACTGCCAGTCAGGAGCCATGTCCGACCAGTCCACAGGTCAGCCGTCTCCCGTCAGCCTGTCCCCCACTCCTCCCAGCACCCCGTCCCCGTACAGCTTCAGCTACCCGCAGGGCTACGCCACCATCGGCTCCCCGGGTCAGATCCAGATGGCTACCACCCCGTCCCTCTCCTCTCCGCCCTCGCTGGCCGGGACTCTCACCAAGGCCAGGCCGACCCCGAAGCCGCCGCGGCAGAGGCCCAGCTTACCTCCTCCTCAGCCCCCCAGCACACCTGGTACCAGTCCTCAGCCTCTGGAGCACTCCACGGGTCTCCTGGACGGTTTGTCTCCGGGGGAGAGCATGTCCACAG CGGTATGA